The following are encoded in a window of Heteronotia binoei isolate CCM8104 ecotype False Entrance Well chromosome 9, APGP_CSIRO_Hbin_v1, whole genome shotgun sequence genomic DNA:
- the EXOC1L gene encoding exocyst complex component 1-like codes for MSSLVKEDLNKKLFKSLGQSLYEFIEVEFSGQDRFYLCVSVTKGEQVQISMVKHFRVGLDEKYEISEKWFLNDLEMIDGKEADTDNPWFDMHFKKVYSWEAYSCASKYSFARTLNKLNEMYLQKDLKIVNFDFTYINDDSFWSSNNGDCLVLMRICFYASNLLCLSLCPLPIG; via the exons ATGTCATCCTTGGTGAAGGAGGATCTTAACAAGAAGCTTTTCAAATCTCTGGGGCAGAGCTTGTATGAGTTTATTGAAGTTGAATTCTCTGGCCAAGACCGGTTCTACCTTTGTGTTTCAG TGACCAAAGGAGAACAAGTACAAATATCTATGGTGAAACATTTTAGAGTAGGCCTTGATGAGAAGTATGAAATCTCTGAAAAATGGTTTCTCAATGACCTGGAGATGATTGATGGAAAAGAAGCAGATACT gacaatCCATGGTTTGATATGCATTTCAAGAAAGTATATAGTTGGGAAGCTTACAGCTGTGCATCTAAATATTCCTTTGCACGAACATTAAATAAATTGAATGAGATGTACCTCCAGAAAGACCTGAAGATTGTGAACTTTGATTTTACCTACATCAATGATGATTCATTTTGGTCATCCAACAATGGGGACTGTTTGGTTCTTATGAGGATCTGCTTCTATGCGTCTAatcttctttgtctttctctgtGTCCTCTGCCAATAGGGTGA